The following are from one region of the Deltaproteobacteria bacterium genome:
- the hemB gene encoding porphobilinogen synthase: MAFPVTRPRRLRRTALLRDMVRETALSPRDFIYPLFVCPGRDQVQPVTSMPGVSQLSVDRAAQEAENVWHLGIPGVILFGIPETKDAVGSEAYADHGVVQEAVRAIKDKVPDLLVITDVCLCEYTDHGHCGVVDGGEVDNDETLELLVKEALSHARAGADVVAPSDMMDGRVGAIRNALDGEGFENVVIMAYAAKYASGFYGPFREAAESTPQFGDRRSYQMDPGNSDEALREVEADIAEGADIVMVKPALSYLDVISKVKQRFGHPTAAYNVSGEYAMIKAAAQNGWIDESTVVPEVLLSIKRAGADLILTYFAKEMAAGL, from the coding sequence ATGGCATTTCCCGTCACCCGACCGCGAAGGCTCCGGCGCACCGCGCTGCTGCGCGACATGGTGCGCGAGACCGCGCTCAGTCCGCGGGACTTCATCTATCCTCTGTTCGTGTGTCCGGGGCGCGACCAGGTGCAGCCGGTGACTTCCATGCCCGGCGTGTCCCAGCTCTCCGTGGACCGGGCGGCGCAGGAGGCGGAGAACGTCTGGCACCTGGGCATCCCGGGGGTGATCCTGTTCGGCATTCCCGAAACCAAGGACGCCGTGGGGTCGGAGGCCTACGCCGACCACGGCGTGGTGCAGGAGGCGGTGCGCGCCATCAAGGACAAGGTCCCGGATCTGCTCGTGATCACCGATGTGTGCCTGTGCGAGTACACCGACCACGGCCATTGCGGCGTCGTGGACGGCGGCGAGGTGGACAACGACGAAACCCTTGAGCTGCTGGTCAAGGAGGCGCTCTCCCACGCCCGCGCCGGCGCCGACGTGGTGGCCCCGTCGGACATGATGGACGGCCGCGTCGGCGCCATCCGCAACGCGCTTGACGGCGAGGGCTTCGAGAACGTCGTCATCATGGCCTACGCCGCCAAGTACGCATCGGGTTTCTACGGCCCGTTCCGCGAGGCCGCCGAATCAACACCGCAGTTCGGCGACCGGCGCTCGTATCAGATGGATCCGGGGAACAGCGACGAGGCGCTCAGGGAGGTGGAAGCGGACATCGCCGAGGGCGCCGACATCGTCATGGTGAAGCCGGCGCTTTCGTATCTGGACGTCATCTCAAAGGTCAAGCAGCGCTTCGGCCACCCCACCGCGGCCTACAACGTCAGCGGAGAATACGCCATGATCAAGGCCGCCGCCCAGAACGGCTGGATCGACGAGAGCACGGTCGTCCCCGAGGTCCTGCTGTCCATCAAGCGCGCCGGTGCCGACCTGATCCTCACCTATTTCGCCAAGGAGATGGCCGCGGGGCTATGA
- a CDS encoding PAC2 family protein encodes MDSDPVSHIRRPNLRQPFLILSFSGWSDAGSSATSAVRYLVEQLLAAELAKIDPEDYYDFSVHRPHVRLVEGQREIEWPSYDFHYYRTGNELERDFIFATGAEPHLHWKAFARTIMELARGWEVARVITIGALLDEVLYTKPVPLNGFSSDPALMKELDFTPSRYQGPTGIVGILGDTFRRESMPHVSLWAALPHYLAPSPNPRGTLALVLRLTQWLGIRIDTGPLERAAGEFQNKVNDAVNSDPNLSALIKELQKHEFEQ; translated from the coding sequence ATGGACTCAGACCCCGTCTCGCACATCCGCCGACCCAATCTGCGCCAGCCGTTCCTGATCCTGTCGTTCTCCGGCTGGAGCGACGCCGGGTCGTCGGCCACGTCCGCGGTGCGCTATCTTGTCGAGCAACTGCTGGCCGCGGAGCTGGCCAAGATCGATCCCGAGGACTACTACGACTTCTCGGTCCACCGCCCCCACGTGCGGCTGGTGGAGGGACAGCGGGAGATCGAGTGGCCCTCGTACGACTTCCACTACTACAGGACCGGCAACGAGCTGGAGCGGGATTTCATCTTCGCCACCGGCGCCGAGCCGCACCTTCACTGGAAGGCGTTCGCCCGCACCATCATGGAACTCGCGCGCGGCTGGGAAGTGGCGCGGGTCATCACCATAGGAGCGCTTCTGGACGAGGTCCTGTATACCAAGCCGGTGCCCCTCAACGGGTTCTCGTCGGACCCGGCGCTGATGAAGGAGCTGGACTTTACCCCGTCGCGCTACCAGGGGCCCACCGGCATCGTGGGTATCCTCGGCGACACGTTCCGCAGGGAAAGCATGCCGCACGTAAGCCTGTGGGCCGCGTTGCCCCACTACCTGGCGCCGTCGCCGAACCCGCGCGGGACCCTGGCGCTGGTGCTGCGCCTGACCCAATGGCTCGGCATCCGCATCGATACGGGTCCGCTGGAGCGCGCCGCGGGCGAATTTCAGAACAAGGTGAACGACGCGGTCAACAGCGACCCCAACCTGTCGGCTCTCATCAAGGAGCTTCAGAAACACGAGTTCGAGCAATAA
- a CDS encoding uroporphyrinogen-III synthase, whose amino-acid sequence MSDAATSGAPPAGAPLSGQRILITRPREQAGVFVRGVEALGAHAVVFPTVEILPLADTAALDQAIRGLPERDWLVFTSANGVRHFLARCEALARMDSLKGLSIAAIGPQTARLLEQRGLAVSLVPEEYRAEGILSVLGPERARGRRFLLARVAGARDVLPETLRRWDAEVEVVEAYRNEPVREGAERLPEVLDRVDWVTFTSPSTVNAFMDLLAGANAELPAAVRVACIGPITADAARRHGLDVTAVAREYTISGLLQALVEAAATHVDKRREKTL is encoded by the coding sequence ATGAGCGATGCCGCCACCTCCGGCGCGCCGCCGGCCGGCGCCCCGCTGTCCGGGCAACGCATCCTCATCACGCGCCCCCGAGAACAGGCCGGCGTCTTCGTGCGCGGCGTGGAGGCTCTGGGTGCGCACGCCGTGGTCTTCCCCACGGTAGAAATCCTGCCGCTCGCGGACACGGCCGCCCTGGACCAAGCCATCCGCGGTCTGCCGGAACGGGACTGGCTGGTCTTCACCAGCGCAAACGGAGTCCGGCACTTCCTCGCGCGCTGTGAAGCCCTGGCCCGCATGGACAGCCTGAAAGGGCTCTCCATCGCGGCCATCGGTCCGCAGACCGCCCGGCTGCTGGAGCAGCGAGGCCTCGCGGTGAGCCTCGTGCCCGAGGAGTACCGCGCCGAGGGCATTCTGTCGGTCCTCGGCCCCGAGCGGGCCCGCGGCCGCCGGTTCCTGCTCGCCCGTGTCGCGGGCGCGCGCGACGTGCTCCCGGAAACCCTGCGCCGCTGGGACGCGGAGGTGGAGGTGGTGGAAGCCTATCGCAACGAGCCCGTGCGCGAGGGCGCCGAGCGCCTGCCGGAGGTCCTCGACCGGGTGGACTGGGTCACCTTCACCAGTCCGAGCACGGTGAACGCCTTCATGGACCTGCTCGCCGGGGCGAACGCGGAGCTCCCCGCCGCCGTGCGGGTCGCCTGCATCGGCCCCATCACCGCCGACGCCGCCCGCCGCCACGGCCTGGATGTGACCGCGGTGGCGCGGGAATACACCATTTCCGGCCTCCTCCAGGCACTGGTGGAAGCCGCCGCCACGCACGTTGATAAACGCCGCGAGAAGACGTTATAG
- a CDS encoding cytochrome c yields the protein MRRQRWLYALAAGAFLMTGANAFSAGPFDKAIEARQQLMKDIGGISKAMRQATDAAGVAANADKLAEAFAKVNEETFPKGSSEGTRAKPEIWEKWDEFAAAAKNAVTLAQAIATKARAGENTAELVKGYGRSACGSCHRPFRAPKS from the coding sequence ATGCGGAGACAGCGGTGGTTGTACGCCCTGGCGGCGGGAGCTTTTCTCATGACCGGCGCGAACGCTTTTTCGGCCGGACCGTTCGACAAGGCCATCGAGGCGCGCCAGCAACTGATGAAGGACATCGGCGGCATCAGCAAGGCCATGCGCCAGGCCACGGACGCGGCCGGCGTGGCGGCCAACGCCGACAAGCTCGCGGAAGCCTTCGCCAAGGTCAACGAGGAGACCTTCCCCAAGGGAAGCTCGGAAGGCACGCGCGCCAAGCCCGAGATCTGGGAGAAGTGGGACGAGTTCGCGGCCGCCGCCAAGAACGCCGTCACGCTGGCCCAGGCCATCGCCACCAAGGCGCGCGCGGGCGAGAACACGGCCGAACTGGTCAAGGGCTATGGCAGAAGCGCCTGCGGAAGCTGCCATCGTCCCTTCCGCGCACCCAAGAGCTGA